The following are from one region of the Nymphaea colorata isolate Beijing-Zhang1983 chromosome 7, ASM883128v2, whole genome shotgun sequence genome:
- the LOC116257204 gene encoding probable E3 ubiquitin-protein ligase RHC2A: MGSLEPRSEEHGTASGTVHLKFQTMILFQTRGAEGGRQEGRSTETPAHLRLLNLFRSSVVVDRSSLQTREDVAQHVVRHFSDVRCERLVGWVGHVLGELWDFIQPGDSRTVVGPDESLVVVSTTTLTYQVLRDEEWGVAGADDMTDALEEQLVEFFLAETEDLAAGDSLFAYEPPPAPASKASVDALERKKVVDQEEEISEQKMCVVCQDEVGRGDCLAKMPCSHEFHEGCILAWLKRAHSCPVCRFELPVDDDS, encoded by the coding sequence ATGGGATCGCTGGAACCAAGATCTGAGGAGCATGGGACGGCTTCAGGAACGGTGCATTTGAAATTCCAAACGATGATCCTTTTCCAAACCAGAGGAGCTGAAGGTGGTCGTCAAGAAGGACGTTCAACGGAGACGCCGGCGCATCTTCGTCTTCTCAACTTGTTCAGAAGCTCCGTCGTCGTGGATCGGAGCAGCTTACAGACCCGAGAGGACGTGGCGCAGCACGTCGTGCGACACTTCTCCGATGTCCGGTGCGAGCGGCTGGTCGGGTGGGTCGGCCATGTTTTAGGAGAGCTGTGGGACTTCATCCAGCCGGGAGATAGCCGGACGGTGGTGGGACCCGACGAGTCTCTGGTGGTAGTGTCGACTACCACCTTGACTTATCAGGTGCTCAGGGACGAGGAGTGGGGGGTTGCCGGCGCCGATGATATGACTGACGCTTTGGAGGAGCAGTTGGTGGAGTTTTTTCTCGCGGAGACAGAGGATTTGGCTGCCGGCGATTCTCTGTTTGCTTATGAGCCGCCGCCGGCTCCTGCATCAAAGGCTTCGGTGGATGCCTTGGAGAGGAAGAAGGTCGTTGACCAGGAGGAGGAGATTTCTGAGCAGAAGATGTGCGTGGTTTGCCAGGATGAAGTTGGCAGAGGAGACTGCTTAGCTAAGATGCCTTGCTCCCACGAGTTTCATGAAGGCTGCATCTTGGCATGGCTTAAACGAGCGCATTCTTGCCCAGTCTGTCGCTTTGAGCTGCCCGTTG